The Aeromicrobium yanjiei genome includes a region encoding these proteins:
- a CDS encoding ArsR/SmtB family transcription factor, giving the protein MTSLLPAPDTGSDICCAPITKDAMSEENAILLAGKFKAIGDPTRLRLLSLIAAHEGGEACVCDLNEPVALSQPTVSHHLKVLVDAGLLTRSKRGTWSFYALVPGALDSLAAVLDTPAS; this is encoded by the coding sequence ATGACGTCCTTGCTGCCCGCGCCTGACACCGGCTCCGACATCTGCTGCGCGCCCATCACCAAGGACGCGATGAGCGAGGAGAATGCGATCCTGCTGGCCGGCAAGTTCAAGGCCATCGGCGATCCGACGCGCCTGCGGCTGCTCTCGCTGATCGCGGCCCACGAAGGCGGCGAGGCGTGCGTCTGCGACCTGAACGAACCGGTCGCGCTCTCGCAGCCGACGGTCTCGCACCACCTCAAGGTGCTCGTCGACGCGGGTCTGCTGACCCGCAGCAAGCGCGGAACCTGGTCGTTCTACGCTCTGGTGCCGGGCGCCCTGGACAGCCTGGCCGCAGTGCTTGACACCCCCGCGTCATAG
- the bcp gene encoding thioredoxin-dependent thiol peroxidase: MTTRLQPGDTAPDFTLVNDAGEPVTLSAQTGKVIVYFYPAAMTPGCTKQACDFSDSIDRLQAEGYTVLGISPDKPEKLAAFRERDGLTIQLLSDPEKQVLTQWGTFGEKKLYGKVVQGVIRSTFVVEDGKITLAQYNVKATGHVAKLRKDLGLGA, from the coding sequence ATGACGACCCGCCTGCAGCCCGGAGACACCGCACCCGACTTCACCCTCGTCAACGACGCCGGAGAGCCTGTCACCCTGTCCGCCCAGACGGGCAAGGTCATCGTCTACTTCTACCCGGCCGCGATGACACCGGGCTGCACCAAGCAGGCCTGTGACTTCAGCGACTCGATCGACCGCCTGCAGGCCGAGGGCTACACCGTGCTCGGCATCTCCCCCGACAAGCCCGAGAAGCTCGCGGCGTTCCGCGAGCGGGACGGCCTCACGATCCAGCTCCTGTCGGATCCGGAGAAGCAGGTCCTGACGCAGTGGGGCACCTTCGGGGAGAAGAAGCTCTACGGCAAGGTCGTGCAGGGGGTCATCCGGTCGACGTTCGTGGTCGAGGACGGGAAGATCACGCTCGCGCAGTACAACGTCAAGGCCACGGGCCACGTCGCCAAGCTTCGCAAGGACCTGGGACTCGGCGCCTGA
- a CDS encoding DUF3618 domain-containing protein codes for MANAQSDELVDEIEVIRERLAVTVDQLVDRSNPKNIARRGLENLKGRFIDETGSPRLETIIPVVGGTLAVIAGIVVIRKLLR; via the coding sequence GTGGCGAACGCCCAATCCGATGAGCTGGTCGACGAGATCGAGGTCATCCGCGAGCGTCTGGCGGTCACCGTCGACCAGCTGGTCGACCGGTCCAACCCCAAGAACATCGCCCGCCGCGGGCTGGAGAACCTCAAGGGCCGCTTCATCGACGAGACCGGCTCACCCCGACTCGAGACGATCATCCCGGTCGTGGGCGGCACGCTCGCGGTCATCGCGGGCATCGTCGTGATCCGCAAGCTGCTGCGCTGA
- a CDS encoding GroES family chaperonin — translation MSGRLPIRMLADRLLVSLDEDSGDRRSTGGIVIPATAALGKRLSWARVEAIGAHVRSVEVGDRVLFDPEDRSEVEVRGEDLVLLRERDLHAVASERIEEGQTGLYL, via the coding sequence ATGTCCGGCAGGCTCCCGATCCGCATGCTGGCAGACCGCCTCCTCGTCTCCCTCGACGAGGACAGCGGTGACCGTCGATCGACCGGCGGCATCGTGATCCCGGCCACCGCCGCACTCGGCAAGCGGCTGTCCTGGGCGCGCGTCGAGGCGATCGGCGCACACGTCCGCTCGGTCGAGGTCGGCGACCGGGTGCTGTTCGACCCCGAGGACCGGTCCGAGGTCGAGGTGCGGGGCGAGGACCTCGTCCTCCTGCGCGAGCGCGACCTGCACGCCGTCGCGTCCGAGCGCATCGAGGAAGGCCAGACGGGCCTCTACCTGTGA
- a CDS encoding FUSC family protein: MSPSRDDAPRRRIRLPHSQLTWSDRLRMLRKRWRLLLRLGGATAVAYFVSTHLLGHSQAFFAPISAVIVIIAGAGLRARTLFELVLGVALGVLVGELLILLIGRGTWQIALVVVLTIVVCTLLGIKGLAMTQAANSSVLLAAVLPGVNAGNPAVTRFLDALIGGCAGLAMILLVPRNAVRDIDIEVQSLLKRLAGVLGLIAEAMRLQDTDVAERALDEARAMQPGLQALESTAASVSEITRMSPMRWKQREHVGMYVGAIRDFDNAIRDARVLARRTAAMLRHHEQAPAGMDLAAKSLARAVEIFADDLSERDDFEEARRELVDAARIAVTALPGAMTMNTAAIAAQVRSLAADLLYASGSTRDEIDERLDFD; encoded by the coding sequence GTGAGCCCGTCCCGTGACGACGCCCCGCGTCGGCGGATCCGGCTGCCGCACTCGCAGCTGACCTGGTCGGACCGGCTCCGCATGCTGCGCAAGCGGTGGCGGCTGCTGCTGCGCCTCGGCGGGGCGACCGCGGTCGCGTACTTCGTCTCGACGCACCTGCTGGGGCACTCACAGGCGTTCTTCGCACCGATCTCGGCGGTCATCGTCATCATCGCCGGCGCCGGCCTGCGGGCTCGTACGCTCTTCGAGCTCGTGCTCGGGGTGGCGCTCGGCGTGCTGGTGGGCGAGCTCCTGATCCTTCTCATCGGGCGCGGGACGTGGCAGATCGCGCTCGTCGTCGTGCTCACCATCGTGGTGTGCACGCTGCTGGGCATCAAGGGTCTCGCGATGACACAGGCGGCCAACTCCTCGGTCCTGCTGGCTGCCGTGCTGCCGGGCGTGAACGCCGGCAACCCCGCCGTCACCCGCTTCCTCGATGCGCTGATCGGTGGGTGCGCCGGCCTCGCGATGATCCTGCTGGTGCCGCGCAATGCCGTGCGCGACATCGACATCGAGGTGCAGTCGCTGCTCAAGCGGCTCGCCGGCGTGCTGGGCCTCATCGCCGAGGCGATGCGCCTGCAGGACACCGACGTGGCCGAGCGGGCGCTGGACGAGGCCCGGGCGATGCAGCCGGGCCTGCAGGCGCTCGAGAGCACGGCGGCCAGCGTCTCGGAGATCACCCGGATGTCACCGATGCGGTGGAAGCAGCGCGAGCACGTGGGCATGTACGTCGGGGCGATCCGCGACTTCGACAACGCGATCCGCGACGCCCGGGTGCTGGCACGGCGCACCGCGGCGATGCTGCGGCACCACGAGCAGGCGCCGGCAGGGATGGATCTGGCGGCGAAGTCGCTGGCGCGGGCCGTCGAGATCTTCGCGGACGACCTGTCCGAGCGCGACGACTTCGAGGAGGCGCGGCGCGAGCTGGTCGACGCGGCCCGGATCGCCGTCACGGCTCTGCCCGGTGCGATGACGATGAACACGGCCGCGATCGCGGCACAGGTGCGGTCGCTCGCGGCCGACCTGTTGTATGCGAGCGGCTCGACCCGCGACGAGATCGACGAGCGGCTGGACTTCGACTGA
- the phoA gene encoding alkaline phosphatase: MNSSTGKTSRRTVVSLAVAAVVVGAGTAGAIGAGQDLSKHGGAARLSGDQTKQVRQAVEGGRADNVILLIGDGMGDSEITSARDYEHGAGGRFPGIDALPLTGQYTTYSLTKDGRTDYVPDSAATGSAWATGTKTYDNAISVDIRGKAQPTLLELAKRRGLKTGNVSTAELQDATPAVQVAHISARSCYGPVKTSTTCPEAARENGGRGSISEQLLDTRPDVSLGGGAATFAEKAKAGTFKDLSLLDQAERRGYQLPTDLSSLDKITRADQKQPVLGLFAPGNFPVRWTGPAATSDGGKKAPARCTANPARTSSLPSLAAMTKKSIRLLDTRGSKGFFLQVEGASIDKQDHAADACGQIGETVDLDEAVKVALDFAKKDGHTTVIVTADHAHTSQIVEAGSTTPGLTTNLLTNEGSPLTINYGTSAAGGSQQHTGSQLRIAAYGPQAANVVGLTDQTDLFFTISRALALTKR; encoded by the coding sequence ATGAACTCATCCACGGGAAAGACCAGCAGGCGCACCGTCGTCAGCCTCGCAGTGGCGGCAGTCGTCGTCGGCGCGGGGACGGCCGGCGCCATCGGGGCGGGCCAGGATCTCTCGAAGCACGGGGGAGCAGCTCGCCTGTCGGGCGATCAGACCAAGCAGGTCAGGCAGGCCGTCGAGGGCGGCCGTGCAGACAACGTCATCCTCCTCATCGGCGACGGCATGGGCGACTCCGAGATCACCTCCGCGCGCGACTACGAGCACGGCGCCGGAGGGCGCTTCCCCGGCATCGACGCACTGCCGCTGACGGGTCAGTACACGACGTACTCGCTGACCAAGGACGGCAGGACCGACTACGTGCCGGACTCCGCCGCGACGGGCAGCGCCTGGGCGACGGGCACCAAGACGTACGACAACGCGATCTCGGTCGACATCCGGGGCAAGGCGCAGCCCACGCTGCTCGAGCTCGCCAAGAGGCGCGGCCTGAAGACCGGCAACGTGAGCACCGCCGAGCTCCAGGACGCGACGCCCGCGGTGCAGGTCGCGCACATCTCGGCCCGCTCCTGCTACGGCCCGGTCAAGACGTCGACGACGTGCCCCGAGGCCGCACGCGAGAACGGTGGCCGGGGCTCGATCTCCGAGCAGCTGCTGGACACCCGCCCCGACGTGAGCCTGGGTGGCGGCGCGGCGACGTTCGCCGAGAAGGCCAAAGCCGGCACGTTCAAGGACCTGTCCCTGCTCGACCAGGCCGAGCGGCGCGGCTACCAGCTGCCCACGGATCTCAGCTCGCTGGACAAGATCACCAGGGCCGACCAGAAGCAGCCGGTGCTCGGACTGTTCGCCCCGGGCAACTTCCCGGTGCGCTGGACGGGGCCTGCGGCGACGTCCGACGGTGGCAAGAAGGCGCCGGCCCGCTGCACGGCCAACCCGGCGCGCACGTCCTCGTTGCCCTCCCTCGCGGCGATGACCAAGAAGTCGATCCGGCTGCTCGACACCCGCGGGTCGAAGGGATTCTTCCTGCAGGTCGAGGGGGCGAGCATCGACAAGCAGGATCACGCGGCCGATGCGTGTGGCCAGATCGGCGAGACGGTCGACCTGGACGAGGCCGTCAAGGTCGCGCTGGACTTCGCCAAGAAGGACGGACACACCACGGTCATCGTGACCGCGGACCACGCCCACACCAGCCAGATCGTCGAGGCCGGCAGCACGACCCCCGGTCTCACGACGAACCTGCTGACCAACGAGGGCAGCCCGCTGACGATCAACTACGGCACGTCCGCCGCGGGTGGCTCGCAGCAGCACACGGGCAGCCAGCTGCGGATCGCCGCGTACGGACCGCAGGCGGCGAACGTGGTCGGGCTGACCGACCAGACCGACCTGTTCTTCACGATCTCGCGAGCACTCGCGCTCACGAAGCGGTAG
- a CDS encoding HpcH/HpaI aldolase/citrate lyase family protein, whose amino-acid sequence MTSTTLRPRRSVLYMPGANERALEKAKGIDADALILDLEDAVSPDAKVEARERVCAAVQSGEYGHRELAIRVNGIGTQWHADDIAAAAAAGPDAVLVPKVNSAHEVIELVAALERAGAPEKTKLWAMIETPVGLLHAEEICAAHERLTVLVMGTNDVVNETYGLHVPGRNPLVLTALSLSLLAARAAGKVIIDGVFNDVKDLEAFEAEARQGREMGFDGKTLIHPSQVEPANVAFAPSEEDIGHAREMISTFDEAKAAGQGVVTFNGRMVEELHVRDAQRILAFAEAIASR is encoded by the coding sequence ATGACCAGCACGACCCTGCGCCCCCGACGTTCCGTCCTCTACATGCCGGGCGCCAACGAGCGCGCGCTCGAGAAGGCCAAGGGCATCGACGCGGACGCCCTCATCCTCGACCTCGAGGACGCCGTCTCCCCCGACGCCAAGGTCGAGGCCCGCGAGCGGGTCTGTGCGGCGGTGCAGTCCGGCGAGTACGGTCACCGCGAGCTCGCGATCCGCGTCAACGGGATCGGCACGCAGTGGCACGCGGACGACATCGCGGCGGCGGCCGCAGCCGGCCCCGATGCGGTGCTGGTGCCCAAGGTCAACTCGGCGCACGAGGTCATCGAGCTCGTGGCCGCCCTCGAGCGGGCCGGCGCACCGGAGAAGACCAAGCTCTGGGCCATGATCGAGACCCCGGTCGGGCTGTTGCACGCCGAGGAGATCTGCGCCGCGCACGAGCGTCTGACCGTGCTGGTGATGGGCACCAACGACGTGGTCAACGAGACGTACGGCCTGCACGTGCCGGGTCGCAACCCGCTCGTGCTCACCGCCCTCTCGCTGTCGCTGCTGGCCGCCCGCGCCGCGGGCAAGGTGATCATCGACGGCGTCTTCAACGACGTGAAGGACCTCGAGGCCTTCGAGGCCGAGGCGCGCCAGGGCCGGGAGATGGGCTTCGACGGCAAGACGTTGATCCATCCCAGCCAGGTCGAGCCGGCCAACGTCGCGTTCGCTCCCTCGGAGGAGGACATCGGGCACGCACGCGAGATGATCTCGACCTTCGACGAGGCCAAGGCGGCCGGTCAGGGCGTCGTGACCTTCAACGGCCGGATGGTCGAGGAGCTGCACGTCCGCGACGCCCAGCGCATCCTGGCCTTCGCCGAGGCGATCGCCTCTCGCTGA
- a CDS encoding HpcH/HpaI aldolase/citrate lyase family protein, with protein sequence MRNPRAFLRPLAVGAPAPVADIPFRPSRMIHFFDPSNPKMAAKVPDIAPKVDIILGNLEDAIKTENKEAARQGLVDIAKQTDFGQTQLWTRINSLDSPWALDDLITLVTEIGDKLDVVMVPKVEGAQDIHYVDRLLAQLEARAGLARPILVHAILETAEGMTNVEEIAAASPRMQGISLGPADLAASRRMKTTRVGGGHPGYLVRQDPTGEDLTQGRTTYQQDLWHYTIARMVDACAANDVLPFYGPFGDIKDVVACEDQFRNAFLLGCVGAWSLHPVQIDIAKRVFSPDPADVAHAKEVVEAMGDGSGAVMINGKMEDDASCKQCLVMLDLAKALAERDPELAAAYDL encoded by the coding sequence GTGCGCAATCCCCGAGCTTTCCTCCGTCCCCTCGCCGTGGGTGCGCCCGCACCGGTCGCGGACATCCCGTTCCGGCCGAGCCGGATGATCCACTTCTTCGACCCCAGCAACCCCAAGATGGCCGCCAAGGTGCCCGACATCGCACCCAAGGTCGACATCATCCTCGGCAACCTCGAGGACGCGATCAAGACCGAGAACAAGGAAGCCGCCCGCCAGGGCCTGGTCGACATCGCCAAGCAGACCGACTTCGGCCAGACACAGCTCTGGACGCGCATCAACAGCCTCGACTCCCCGTGGGCCCTCGACGACCTGATCACGCTGGTGACCGAGATCGGCGACAAGCTCGACGTCGTCATGGTGCCCAAGGTCGAGGGCGCCCAGGACATCCACTACGTCGACCGCCTGCTCGCGCAGCTCGAGGCACGCGCCGGCCTCGCCCGGCCGATCCTCGTCCACGCGATCCTCGAGACCGCCGAGGGCATGACGAACGTCGAGGAGATCGCCGCCGCCAGCCCCCGCATGCAGGGCATCTCGCTCGGACCGGCCGATCTCGCCGCCAGCCGGCGGATGAAGACGACCCGCGTCGGCGGCGGCCACCCGGGCTACCTGGTGCGCCAGGACCCCACCGGCGAGGACCTCACGCAAGGCCGCACGACGTACCAGCAGGATCTGTGGCACTACACGATCGCTCGCATGGTCGACGCGTGCGCCGCCAACGACGTGCTGCCCTTCTACGGCCCGTTCGGCGACATCAAGGACGTCGTCGCGTGCGAGGACCAGTTCCGCAACGCGTTCCTGCTCGGCTGCGTCGGCGCGTGGAGCCTGCACCCCGTGCAGATCGACATCGCCAAGCGGGTCTTCTCCCCCGACCCGGCCGACGTCGCGCACGCCAAGGAGGTCGTCGAGGCGATGGGTGACGGCTCCGGCGCCGTCATGATCAACGGCAAGATGGAGGACGACGCGTCCTGCAAGCAGTGCCTGGTCATGCTCGACCTCGCCAAGGCGCTCGCCGAGCGCGACCCCGAGCTCGCCGCCGCCTACGACCTCTGA
- a CDS encoding ATP-binding protein — MESAAPTRGTLRVYLGASPGVGKTYAMLAEGRRRAERGADVVVGLVETHGRPRTVEQIGDLEVLPRLEVERGATIQQELDLAGLLARSPQVALVDELAHTNVPGLTHEKRWQDVEDLLAAGICVITTVNIQHLESLNDVVESITGVRQRETVPDTVVRRADAIELVDMSPQALRRRMAHGNIYAPEQVDPALSHFFREGNLTALRELALLWLADRVDEGMERYRTDHEIESTWATRERIVVAVTGGPESEGLLRRAARIASRTGGGEWLALYVSRGDGLVTMDPARLHRLHAVTEDMGGTFHTVVGDDAAAAILDFARAENATQVVIGASRRGRLSTLVDPGVGETVIATSGDVDVHIVTHEEARRPRGGGRRTRSGLSRQRLVAGHLLGALGPFVLSGLLLLTDDLHGLPSEAMALMALVVATAIVGGRWPAVVCSLVSGFALNFFFTPPLRTFSIASTDNGVAVVLFVAVGIAVSSVVGLAARRTAEADRSSAEAEALTVLSHSLLHAGDEQSLLAGACELFGMRGAAIVRTADGEIVAAYGEATPPWSEADAAVPVDDDTMLVLTGRPPAAADQRLLKAYAAHASVLAERRRAMHDAAERRALAEADQTRTALLAAVSHDLRSPLAAVKAAISSLRSTDVVWSAADEQALLATVEEGADRLDDLVTNLLDMSRLRLGAVTPHVDEVDLRSAVASVLGSLPDRDRVDVRIDPVASLVAADTGLVERVLANLIGNAVTYAPAPARIVVDATPVADRAVIRVADTGPGVPAAQRERLFEPFQRLGDVPRGEGVGLGLAVARGLTEAMGGTLTAEDTPGGGLTFVLDLPLTGGLR; from the coding sequence GTGGAGTCCGCAGCACCGACCAGGGGCACCCTCCGGGTGTACCTCGGGGCCTCGCCCGGGGTCGGCAAGACGTACGCGATGCTCGCCGAGGGGCGCCGTCGCGCCGAGCGCGGTGCTGACGTGGTGGTCGGCCTCGTGGAGACGCACGGACGCCCACGCACGGTCGAGCAGATCGGCGATCTCGAGGTGCTGCCCCGTCTCGAGGTCGAGCGCGGCGCGACGATCCAGCAGGAGCTGGACCTCGCGGGTCTCCTCGCGCGGTCGCCCCAGGTGGCGCTCGTGGACGAGCTCGCCCACACCAACGTCCCTGGCCTCACGCACGAGAAGCGGTGGCAGGACGTCGAGGACCTCCTCGCCGCCGGCATCTGCGTCATCACGACCGTCAACATCCAGCACCTCGAGTCGCTCAACGACGTCGTCGAGTCGATCACGGGTGTACGCCAGCGCGAGACCGTGCCCGACACCGTGGTGCGCCGGGCCGATGCCATCGAGCTGGTGGACATGAGCCCGCAGGCACTGCGCAGACGCATGGCGCACGGCAACATCTACGCCCCGGAGCAGGTCGACCCGGCCCTGTCCCACTTCTTTCGCGAAGGCAACCTGACGGCGCTGCGCGAGCTCGCGCTGCTGTGGCTGGCCGACCGCGTCGACGAGGGCATGGAGCGCTACCGGACCGATCACGAGATCGAGTCCACCTGGGCGACCCGCGAGCGGATCGTGGTCGCGGTGACCGGTGGGCCGGAGTCCGAGGGGCTGCTGCGCCGGGCCGCCCGCATCGCCTCGAGGACGGGGGGAGGGGAGTGGCTCGCTCTGTACGTCAGCCGGGGCGACGGCCTGGTGACGATGGACCCTGCACGGCTGCACCGGCTGCACGCCGTCACCGAGGACATGGGTGGGACGTTCCACACGGTCGTCGGCGACGACGCCGCCGCGGCGATCCTCGACTTCGCGCGGGCCGAGAACGCGACCCAGGTCGTCATCGGGGCGAGCCGGCGCGGCCGGCTGTCGACGCTGGTCGACCCGGGTGTCGGCGAAACCGTCATCGCCACGTCCGGTGACGTCGACGTCCACATCGTCACGCACGAGGAGGCACGTCGGCCCCGCGGTGGCGGACGGCGTACGCGCAGCGGCCTCAGTCGGCAGCGCCTGGTCGCGGGGCACCTGCTCGGGGCGCTCGGTCCCTTCGTCCTGTCCGGGCTGTTGCTGCTCACCGACGACCTGCACGGACTGCCGTCCGAGGCCATGGCCCTCATGGCACTGGTCGTGGCCACCGCGATCGTGGGCGGCCGCTGGCCCGCGGTCGTGTGCTCCCTGGTCAGCGGCTTCGCGCTCAACTTCTTCTTCACGCCGCCTCTGCGGACGTTCTCGATCGCCAGCACCGACAACGGGGTCGCGGTGGTGCTGTTCGTGGCGGTCGGGATCGCGGTGTCCTCGGTCGTGGGACTCGCCGCGCGCCGGACGGCCGAGGCCGACAGGTCCTCGGCCGAGGCGGAGGCGCTCACGGTGCTGTCGCACAGCCTCCTGCACGCGGGCGACGAGCAGAGCCTGCTGGCCGGCGCGTGCGAGCTGTTCGGCATGCGGGGCGCCGCGATCGTCCGCACGGCGGACGGCGAGATCGTGGCGGCGTACGGCGAGGCGACGCCGCCCTGGAGCGAGGCCGACGCCGCGGTGCCGGTCGACGACGACACGATGCTCGTGCTGACGGGGCGGCCGCCCGCAGCAGCCGACCAACGGCTCCTCAAGGCGTACGCCGCGCACGCCTCGGTGCTGGCGGAGCGTCGGCGTGCGATGCACGACGCAGCCGAGCGGCGCGCGCTGGCCGAGGCGGACCAGACCCGGACCGCGCTCCTCGCCGCGGTCTCGCACGACCTGCGCTCGCCCTTGGCTGCGGTGAAGGCTGCGATCAGCAGCCTGCGCAGCACCGACGTGGTGTGGTCGGCGGCCGACGAGCAGGCCCTGCTCGCGACCGTGGAGGAGGGTGCGGACCGCCTCGACGACCTCGTGACCAACCTCCTCGACATGAGTCGCCTTCGCCTCGGAGCCGTCACGCCCCACGTCGACGAGGTCGATCTCAGGAGTGCGGTCGCGTCAGTGCTGGGCTCGCTGCCTGACCGCGACCGGGTGGACGTGAGGATCGACCCGGTCGCGTCCCTCGTCGCGGCCGACACAGGGCTCGTGGAGCGTGTGCTGGCCAACCTGATCGGCAACGCCGTGACCTACGCGCCGGCGCCCGCGCGGATCGTCGTCGACGCGACACCGGTGGCCGACCGCGCGGTGATCCGCGTCGCCGACACCGGCCCCGGCGTACCGGCCGCCCAGCGCGAGCGGCTGTTCGAGCCCTTCCAGCGTCTCGGGGACGTCCCCCGAGGTGAGGGAGTCGGTCTGGGCCTGGCCGTGGCCCGCGGACTGACCGAGGCCATGGGCGGTACGTTGACCGCCGAGGACACGCCCGGCGGCGGGCTCACGTTCGTCCTCGATCTGCCCCTGACAGGAGGGTTGCGGTGA
- a CDS encoding response regulator, with protein MTVVLAVDDDRAILRTLTINLRARDYEVEWATDGRSALQVVDERMPDVIILDLGLPDLDGVEVLRRLRSFSQVPVVVLSARHDSDDKVEALDAGADDYVTKPFDMAELLARVRAAARRSAASDAPLVVESGDVRLDVTERRATRAGEEVRLTPTEWHIVEVLARRRGRLVRQSELLHEVWGPGYDRETNYLRVYLAQLRRKLEVDPSRPRLFLTDPGIGYRLVA; from the coding sequence GTGACGGTCGTGCTCGCGGTCGACGACGACCGGGCGATCCTGCGGACCCTCACGATCAACCTGCGGGCACGCGACTACGAGGTGGAGTGGGCCACGGACGGCCGTTCGGCGCTCCAGGTCGTCGACGAACGGATGCCCGACGTGATCATCCTCGATCTCGGCCTCCCGGACCTCGACGGCGTGGAGGTCCTGCGGCGCCTGCGCAGCTTCAGCCAGGTGCCGGTGGTCGTGCTGTCGGCCCGCCACGACTCCGACGACAAGGTCGAGGCGCTCGACGCGGGCGCCGACGACTACGTCACGAAGCCGTTCGACATGGCTGAGCTCCTCGCGCGGGTGCGGGCCGCGGCCCGGCGCAGCGCGGCGAGCGATGCGCCGCTCGTGGTCGAGAGCGGCGACGTGCGACTCGACGTGACCGAGCGCCGTGCGACGCGCGCCGGCGAGGAGGTCCGCCTCACCCCGACGGAGTGGCACATCGTGGAGGTGCTGGCGCGGCGACGGGGGCGTCTGGTGCGCCAGAGCGAGCTGTTGCACGAGGTGTGGGGGCCGGGCTACGACCGCGAGACCAACTACCTGCGGGTCTACCTGGCGCAGCTGCGTCGCAAGCTCGAGGTCGATCCGTCGCGGCCGCGGCTGTTCCTGACCGATCCGGGGATCGGCTACCGCCTGGTGGCCTGA
- a CDS encoding DUF503 domain-containing protein translates to MWIGWVELDVLMGDVHTLKEKRALVRPLVADLRRTFTVSAAETGSLDLYRRAGIGVGLVAGDSQHVIDVLDKVEDFVSRRPELDLLSARRGLASSDD, encoded by the coding sequence ATGTGGATCGGCTGGGTCGAGCTCGACGTCTTGATGGGTGACGTCCACACGCTGAAGGAGAAGCGGGCGCTCGTACGCCCGTTGGTCGCCGACCTGCGAAGGACGTTCACGGTGTCCGCGGCCGAGACCGGGAGCCTGGACCTGTACCGGCGCGCCGGGATCGGCGTGGGCCTCGTCGCAGGGGACAGCCAGCACGTGATCGACGTGCTGGACAAGGTCGAGGACTTCGTCTCCCGGCGGCCCGAGCTCGACCTGCTGTCGGCCCGTCGCGGGCTCGCCAGCAGCGACGACTGA
- a CDS encoding zf-TFIIB domain-containing protein, with the protein MKCPTDGATLVMSERSGIEIDYCPDCRGVWLDRGELDKIIDRAASETAPPPPQRAQPSYSEPSYSEPRYDDRRRDQQPYRKKRKEHWLSELFD; encoded by the coding sequence ATGAAGTGTCCGACCGACGGTGCCACCCTCGTGATGAGCGAGCGTTCCGGCATCGAGATCGACTACTGCCCCGACTGCCGAGGCGTCTGGCTCGACCGCGGCGAGCTCGACAAGATCATCGACCGCGCGGCGTCCGAGACGGCACCGCCGCCTCCGCAGCGCGCCCAGCCGAGCTACAGCGAGCCGAGCTACAGCGAGCCCCGCTACGACGACCGGCGGCGCGATCAGCAGCCCTACCGCAAGAAGCGCAAGGAGCACTGGCTCTCCGAGCTCTTCGACTGA
- a CDS encoding TraR/DksA family transcriptional regulator encodes MDARSRLEADRSSTRARLALLQQDVAGIIAASEGSNADDEHDPEGATIAFERSQVSALVAQAEKHLADIVAALERLDAGTYGVCTVCGRPIAHERLEARPVAVTCVACS; translated from the coding sequence ATGGACGCCAGGTCACGGCTCGAGGCCGACCGCTCCAGCACGCGAGCCAGGCTCGCTCTCCTGCAGCAGGACGTCGCCGGGATCATCGCCGCGTCGGAGGGCTCCAACGCCGACGACGAGCACGATCCGGAGGGTGCGACGATCGCCTTCGAGCGCTCGCAGGTCAGCGCCCTCGTCGCACAGGCCGAGAAGCACCTCGCCGACATCGTCGCGGCGCTGGAACGCCTCGACGCAGGGACGTACGGCGTGTGCACGGTCTGCGGACGGCCGATCGCCCACGAGCGGCTCGAGGCGCGTCCCGTCGCGGTGACGTGCGTCGCATGCAGCTGA